The following is a genomic window from Pseudomonas purpurea.
GCGCCGATGAGCCGGCACTCCTGTTGTCCCTGGACAGCCCATTGTTGCTGTTGGAGCGCGAACTGCTGCGCCAGTACCCACGGCACCCTCTACCGCATTCACAACCTTGCGGCGAGTTGGAATTACGCGTCGCGCTGGCGGCGCGCTACACCTCGTCGCCGGCTCGTTGCTGGCACGCCGACGATGTTTACATCGGCGCTGATCTGCGCGGTGTGCTGGAAATCCTGATCGCCGTGCTCGACCTCAAGGAGGCGACAGTGGTGGTGGAGTCGCCCTGCGATTGGGCGATTTTGCGGCTGCTCCAAACGGCTGGCGTCCACGTAATCGAGTTGCCGCTGCAATCCGATGGCGGTTTCGATCTGGGGGGACTGGCGGATTTGCTCAGGGTGGAACAGGTGCGGCTGATGATGGTCTCATCGGCGATCAACCTGCCCACAGGCCGTTCAATGTCCCCGCAACAGAGAGATGGCACGGCAAAACTGTTGGCGCAGCACGGCTGTTGGGTATTGGAGAACGATATCTACGGTGAATTGGCATTCGAGTCGAACGGTGAGCGCTTTCGAGACCTGCTCGATCCAGACCGGCTGATCGTTTTTTCAACCTGCGAGAAGCTCATCGGCCCGGAAGCGCCCTATGGGTATCTGCTGTCGCGCCAGTTGAGCATGGAGTTGCAACGGCATTTTTTACTGCGCGCGTTTCGGCTGTCGCCGATCCGTCAGAAAGCCATCGCCCGGTTGTACGCCAGCGGGCGGCTGGATCAACACTTGCACACCCTGCGTCGTTTACTGAAGGAACGCATGCTGATGGTGACCCAGATGCTACGAACGCGGTTGGGCGAATCACTTCAGTTTGTGGAGCCGCAAGGGGGCGCGACGATTTGGGCGTATGCGTCGCGGCAGGTGGATGTACGTCGGGTGTTTCAGCGCCTGCTCAAACAGCAGGTGCTGATTGCGCCGGGAGAATTGTTCAGTTTGCAGGGGCTGCACTCACAACATTTGCGCTTGAGCCACAGCTTCGGCGGCCAGCATGATCTTGACTGTGCACTGACAATTCTGGCTGACGCCTTGCGGCTGGAATTGATCGATGGATGAGCACAAAAAACTTCCTTGAGTGCACCGGATAGATAGCGTCGCACTGCGGTCCAACTGCCAGTAAACTGCGTTCCAATTCCTGAACCACTCTTTTCAGAGGTTTTGCATGACACTCAGTCCTTTTGCGGGCAAGCCGGCACCAGCAGCCTTGTTGGTCGATATCCCGCGACTGGTGACGGCCTATTACACCGGCCGACCGGATGCCGCCATCTCTACCCAGCGCGTTGCGTTCGGGACGTCAGGGCACCGAGGCAGTTCGTTTGATCTGAGTTTCAACGAATGGCACGTTCTGGCCATCAGCCAGGCAATCTGCCTGTACCGCGAAGCGCAGGGCATCACCGGCCCGCTGTTTGTTGGCATCGACACCCATGCGCTGTCCACGCCTGCGAGCGCCAGTGCGCTTGAAGTGCTGGCTGCCAACGGCGTGACGGTCATGATCGCCGAGAACGACGAGTACACGCCGACCCCGGCGATTTCCCACGCAATCCTTTGCTACAACCGTGGCCGCACCTCGGGCCTGGCTGACGGCATCGTCATCACGCCGTCGCACAACCCTCCGCAAAGCGGTGGCTACAAATACAACCCAACCAACGGTGGCCCGGCCGATACCCACATCACCAAGTGGATCGAAGCCAAGGCCAACGAACTGCTGGCGAACAACCTGGCCGGTGTGAAGCGCATCACGTATGAGCAAGCGCTCAAGGCCGACACCACCCATCGTCACGACTACCTCAACACCTATGTGGCTGACCTGGTCAACGTCATCGACTTTGACGCGATTCACGGTGCCAGCCTGCGTCTGGGTGTCGATCCGTTGGGCGGAGCAGGGGTGCGTTACTGGTCCGCGATTGCCGACCATTACCGTTTGAACCTGGACGTGGTGAATACCGAAGTCGACCCGACGTTCCGCTTCATGTCCGTCGACTGGGACGGTCAAATCCGCATGGACCCGTCCTCCAGCCACGCCATGCAAGGCCTGATCGGCCTCAAGGAACGTTTTGACGTCGCGTTTGCCTGTGACCCGGACCACGACCGCCACGGCATTGTCACGCCATCGGGTGGTTTGCTGGCACCGAACAGTTACCTGGCGGTTTCGATCGACTACCTGTTCCAGAACCGCCCGCAATGGCGTGCGGACGCTGCCGTGGGCAAAACCGTGGTCAGCAGTGGCTTGATTGACCGTGTGGCCAAGCGCCTGGGCCGTCGCTTGTACGAAGTACCGGTCGGTTTCAAATGGTTTGCCGATGGCCTGTTCGACGGTTCGTTGGGGTTTGGTGGCGAAGAGAGCGCCGGCGCTTCGTTCCTGCGCAAGGATGGCGGTGTCTGGAGTACCGACAAGGACGGCCTGATTCCTGCGCTGTTGGCGGCGGAAATGACGGCCCGTACCGGGCGTGACCCAAGCCAGGCGTATCGTGCCTTGACCGATGAACTGGGCGAACCGTTCTCGGTCCGCGTCGATGCCAAGGCCAATCCGCAACAGAAGGCCCTGCTCGGGAAGCTGTCGCCGGATCAAGTGACGTCGACTCAACTGGCAGGCGAAGCGATTCAAAGCATCCTCAGCCATGCACCGGGCAACGATCAGGCCATTGGCGGTTTGAAGGTCATGACCGAGAACGGCTGGTTCGCGGCGCGTCCTTCAGGCACCGAAGACATCTACAAGATCTACGCGGAGAGCTTTGTCAGTGACGAGCACCTCAAGCAACTGGTGGCTGAGGCTCAGACCCTGGTGGATGGCGCTATTTCCGGGGAGTGATTGAAGGCCCCCTGAAGGCAGACGTTTCAGGCGTGATCAAAAAATGGCGACCCAAGCGGTTAATGCCAGTCAGTTAAGGCACGTAACCTGTGGGAGCGGACTTGCTCGCGAAGAGGGCATTGCATTCAACATCAATGTTGACTGTGACGCCGCTTTCGCGAGCAAGCTCGCTCCCACAAGGATTGCAGTGCTCAAACTCTTAACTGACAAGCATTAACCCAAGCGGTCGCCATTTTTTATGCCTGTGCGATCAAGCCAGATCCACCAGCACGATTTCACTGTCCTCAATCGCCGTGACGCGCAATAACCGCTCATCAGCAATCGCGACACCGTCTCGAGCTTGTGCGCGTAAGCCATTGACTTCAATGACGCCTGTGGCCGGAACCAGGTACGCCCGGCGACCGCCGTCCAGCGAATACTCGGCACTCTCGCCGGCTTTCAGGTTGGCGGCGACCAAGCGTGCATCGGCGCGAATCCGCAAGCTCTGATCATCGCCAGCCTTGCCGCTGGCCAGCGTCACAAAACCCTCGCGCTGGCCCTTCGGAAAGGGTTTCGCGCCCCAGGACGGCGCCGAACCGGCCTCGTTGGGGATGATCCAGATCTGGAAGATCTTGGTCGCCGTGGCCTCCAGGTTGTACTCACTGTGAGCGATCCCGGTGCCGGCACTCATCACCTGAACATCGCCGGCCTCGGTGCGGCCCTTGTTGCCCAGGTTGTCTTCGTGGCTGATCGCACCTTCACGAACGTAGGTGATGATTTCCATGTCCCGGTGTGGGTGCTTCGGGAAACCGGTGCCAGCGGCAATCACGTCGTCGTTCCAGACCCGCAGGTTGCCCCAGTTCATGCGCTTTGGGTCGTGGTATTCGGCAAACGAAAAGTGGTGATGGGCATCCAGCCAGCCATGGTGAGCGCCGCCCAGGGAGTTGAAAGGTCTGAGTTCAAGCATGATCGTCTCCGCAAAAGGTTCGTCATGGGCAGAACGCGTGGGCCGCAAAACGATAACCGGTGGTTGATGGGGAGCATCATCTATCAGCCTGATATCGATAAAAAGCGTAAAAAATGCCGTAGTACAATCAATAAATCCGATGTTTGTTGGGCCGTACAGCTACGTTTTAGCCTTCACTTCATCGCTTAAGCCAATGACCTGCAAGCATTTCACTAGAACTCATCGGCAAATGCAGACACCATAGCCCGCAACAGCCTCACACCCTGGAGTCCGCGTGTCGCGACACACCCCCGATCTTCCTCCCGAACTGCTTCCCTTGGCCGAAATGCCGTTGTTCAAACGCCTGGCGGCTCGCTTCTTTGGTCATGGCCTCACTCGTTTACGCGCACAACACCGGGCGTCCTGGCTGCACGGCCAGGCCGATGGCTTTCGCAGTGGCCATACCGCGGGGGTGGATTATGGCTATAAGGAAGGCAAGCTTGAGGGCATTGAAGAGGGTCGGCAGGTCCTGCTGATTCGCGACAGCCGCAGCACCGAGCATCCAGCGCCGGGCGTTGACGACTTGCTGTTCGATGACTGGCGCCTGCCGCTCAGTGCCGAGGTCAAGAAACGCATGAAGGCCGATGTCGCCCGCCTGCTACCGGCCCACGCCCAGCCGAGTGCAGCGCAATGGAAGATGATCTTCAGCGACACACCTTCGACCTCGGTGATTGCTGGTGCAGGGGCCGGTAAATCAACGACCCTGGTGATGCGCATCCTATTGTTGACGCATTACCTGGGCTTCGAGCTGGACTCGTTGACCGTGGTGACGTTCACCCGTGAATCGCGCAAGGATTTCATCAACAAGCTGATCGAGCTGTTTGCGCTTTGGGGCCGTACCGTCAGCGCCAAGGACGCCCGAGACCTGGTGCGCACCTTCCATTCGCGCATTCTACCGATGGTCCGCAGCCTGCCGGGGTTCGAACGTTTGCAAGCCTTCGAAAACCTGAGCACGCGCCCGCAACAGGGCGATGACAGCGCTGACAGCAACCCCTTCGATCTGCGGATCAATGATGTGCAGCGCCAGCAACTCAACGCCTGCTATCACGGGTTGTACCAACGCGATGAACGCTTTCGTGAGTTGATCACCCCGTTGTCGCGTCACGCCTTGCAGCTCAAGGAGCTGGAGCGTGATCACCCGGACGTGCAAAAACGCATGGCTGTGACCGAGTTGGCGGCCAAGCGTGATGAAGAACTTTGCGATGCCGTGGAGGACCTGTGGTTTCGGGCGGGCGCCTGGCCGATCAAGGGGATCGAGCCGAACCGGCAGACCTTCGACATCAATGGCTCGACGTTCCATTGTCATGGCTACATCCCGACGCTGGACGCCTGGGTGGTGCTTGGTTTTGACCCCCGGGAAAACCCGCAGGTCAGCCGGCCCAACGCGAAGTTGACGGTGCGCGCCGAGTGGGCGGTCAAGCGCACCCTATTTCAAGCTTTCTGTCGTAAGTCATTGATTTGGCTTGATAGTTATGAGTCGTCAAAACGTGTTCTGGCTTCGCTGGCGGGGGATGCGAGTGCCGGGCCTGGCTTCGACTACAAGGTCAAGGGAGAGCTGGGCTCGGCGCCGTTGCTGGACTGTTTTGTCGCGGCCGCGAGTTTCATCGAGAACCTGGGGCTGGATGTTCCGGATGCGGTGGGCAGGATGAGTTTCGCCAAGGACGATCCGGACCGGTTCTTCTTCGAGGCCCTGAGTCGCTACTGGCGAGCGCTGGAAGATCACTTGCTCGATCAGTCGCCGCCGATCATGACGTACAACCGTATGTTCGCGCTGTTCAGCGAACACTCGCCGCAGAATTTCAAATTGCTCAGCGACGGGATGCTCAGGCCCTTGTCGCATTTGATGATTGACGAGTTCCAGGATGTCTCGCCACAGATCGTTTCGTGGATTCGCGCCAGCCTGCGGGAAATCCGTAGCCGTGGACCGGCAATGCACGTCGGCCGTGGGGCCCAGCGTTCTTCGCTGCTGTGCGTTGGCGATGACTGGCAATCGATTTATGGCTGGCGCGGCAGTTCGCCGAAGTACTTCATGGAATTCAACAAGGAATTTGCGTCTCCCGCCACCACACGGGTGATGCTCAGCGATAACTACCGCAGCCATCAGCACATCATCGATGCCGCCGAGCACATCGTTCGCGCAGCACCAGCCATCAGCGGCAAGAAGGCCAAGGCGTGTGGCGATGCGAAGGAGTTGTTTGCGGTCAATGTGCATGACCGGGACGATGAAGGGCTGGCCGCGCGCTTGATGGAGCATTACCGAAAGGGTGATTCAATCTTGATGTTGTATCGAAAAAGTAGCGATAAGCTATTGATAGAACAGCATATTTCACCTGTAGTTAATGTGGATTCTAGCTTGCCGTACGAGGCGCGCCGGCTCAAACAGCTGACCTATCACAGCGCCAAGGGGCTTCAGGCAGACGCGGTGTTCCTGTTGGGCGACTGTCAGCACCTGACCAGCTCACCTTACAAAAATCAGGTGTACCGCATGGCCGGGCTGGGCAAGGATGGCGAAACCGATGCATACGACTGTGCGCAAAAAGACGAAATCCTGCGCCTGGCTTATGTCGGCATCACCCGGGCGGTGAAGCACTGCTACTGGTATGTGGACGGCCAGGATGCATCGGCTGCCAACATGCCAAAGGCGTCAGACCGCGTCCCTCAAAACAAGGCGTTTTTCCTCGATCAACGGGGTGAAAAAAAGCAGCCTTGAGCACCCAATGCCGGTCAGTTAAGAAAACTCAATGTCTGAATGCTCTGTTCTGATCCGAAATCTACCTCTCACGGTAAAGACCGGGTACATCCTTTACGTTTGAGGTCGGGGACATGGTTTACAGGTATCAATCATGGTCAGGAGAGCGCCTAGCTCTTGCCGACGATTGGACTGTTAAGGACGCTATCGCCGGCAAGCCTGGCGCCTACCGTTGCGATGAGCACCACACATCGCTAAAGCACCGCTTGCATTGCAAACCGTGCATAACGCACTAGCGTTAGGCAAGCAGGGATAGCACTGTGCCAGAGTCTGGCGTTACGCGGCTCAATACCTTGGAAGCTTATCTCCTGCGACTCAATGCCCACGCCGGCCTCATGGCCTGTGTGATCAGGTCGTTATGCCGCGCAACGAGTGCGTGGCGCAAAGGAGAGCGCAATGACAACAGGATCAGGAAAATCCCACGGCGGCGTGTTCGCACTCGCCAGCCTGGCGCTGATGTGCCAGGCCCCACAAGCCTTGGCCGACGAAGAGCCCCGACTGTTCAGCAACCCTCCAGGACTCGAACAACAGGCTCCGGCACAAGCCGCCGGCCAGACGACCCTGCTGATGAAAGCTGAACCTGGGATCAAAGCCCGGAAAAATCCGCAACCTTCCGGGCACGAAGGCCACGAACGTCAACTGTCACTCCATATCGACTACACCGCGAGTACGATCTTCGACCCCGGGACTGGTCAAAAGGTGCCGGTCAGCCTACGCAGCTACCGGGGCACCGACGTCAATCCCGACACGCCCTTTGTTGCTCCGACCATTGAGGTGACACCCGGCGATACGGTACGCGTCACTCTGGCCAATGAGCTACCGGAGGAAAGCCACTGCGATGCGCACCAGATGAACTCGGACGAACCGCATTGTTTCAATGCCACCAACCTGCATTCCCACGGGTTGTGGGTCAGCCCTTCGGGTAACAGTGACAACGTGTTGCTGTCGATCAATCCCAAAGTGACGTTCCAGTACGAGTACAACATTCCGGCCGATCATCCTGCCGGTACGTTCTGGTATCACCCGCATCGCCACGGTTCCACGGCAATCCAGGTCGCCAGCGGTATGGCGGGAGCCTTGATCATTCGCGGCGATCGCATGCCGACAGAGAACTCCAATGGCGATATCGACACGTTGCTCAAAGTGTCCAGGGACCAGGCATTCCCCGAGAAGTTACTGGTCATGCAGCAGATTCCCTACGCCTGCAAAGGTGCCGACGGCCAGTTCAAGAGCAAGGTGGTGGATGGCAAGACCGTATTTGACTGGTCATGCCTGCCGGGGGAAATCGGTGTTGTGGAGTCCTTCGATCAGCTTGCGCCCAACAGCTGGAATGACTCCAGGCGTTACACCAGCATCAACGGCCTGGTTCAGCCGACATTTGCAGCACGGGCCGGGCAGATCGAGCGCTGGCGGTTGGTACATGCCGGTATCCGGGACACCGTGAACCTGCAGTTTCGCAAGCTCGACGACCGCGCCAGAACCGACAAGCGCGAGGGTGTCGCAACGGCGGTCGCCGAGCGTTTTATCGAAGACAAATGTACCGGTGAACCGGTGCAATACCATGTGATCGCCTCCGACGGGTTGACCATGGACCGAGCTCAGCCCCATACCCAACTGACGCTGCAGCCGGGGTATCGCAACGATCTGCTGATGGTCTTTCCCGAGCCGGGCCGCTATTGCGTGATCGACAATAAACAGACTGCCAAGGGCGGTGTCAGCCAGTTCGACAGTCAAACCCAGTTGTTGGGGTTTGTTGATGTCGGGGAAGGGACCAAGGTCGGCAACATCAGTACTTACCTGACGAAGGAGTTGGTGAAGGCGGCAAAGAAAAATATGCCTGACGACGTCAAGAGCGGGATCGTTGCCGATCTTCAAAGCGGTTTACAGCTGAAGAAGTTTGTTGCGCACAAAACGATTGCCGCCTCTGAACTGATCAAGGAACAACAGCAACTGGTGTTCCTGATCGATACGTCGGACAGCAGTAATGTGAAGTTTGCGGTCGGTACCACCGCCCTGGATGCCAAGCCCTACGAGTCAGGCGTGGTCAACCGTCAACTGAAACTGGGAGACGCACAGACCTGGGTCCTGAAGTCGGCCTATGCCAGCCATCCGTTCCACATTCACGTCAATCCTTTCCAGATCGACAAAATCATCGGACCCAGCGGCACCGACCTCAGTTTGCCTGGGGCCGTCGACCCGGACGATCCCACCGACAACCAATACGCGGGTCTTAAAGGCGTGTGGAAAGACACCTTGTTCGTCAAAGGGCCGGTCAAGGTCAATCCCTTCACCAATGACAAGGGTATTTATACGATTTACGTCAATACCCGTTACCAACGGTACATTGGCGAGTTCGTCCTGCACTGCCACATCCTTGATCACGAGGACCAGGGCATGATGCAGAACGTCAGTATCGGCATGCCCAACGGGCAGGGTGGGGTCCAGTCGGCGGGGCATTGAGGCCCTGACGGCAGGCAAAAAAAAGCCGCTGTCCTTGATCGGGATCAGCGGCATTTTTATGGCGTGAGGCGTTAGCTGACACGACTCAACGTGGCCGACGGTTCAAACGCCTCAAGTTCATCTTCCACGGCTTCGATTATTCGCTCGACGTCTGCGGCGTTCATTACGGTCGCACACGGTATGCCGGCGATGGCGATCAGCGTTTCGCCACTGGCGCGGTCAAACAACCGGGCGATCATGCTGCCGGGTGCATCCATGCTCGCTTCAAAACCTATCGGGTGAAAATGCCAGCGCATCAGCTGGCAAGCATTTGGAAACGTGACTTTGCTGTTTGAATCCCTGTTCATGTGTTGCCCACCTTCTTCATCGAGCGCTTCCATTAGCTCATGTTAGGAGGGAAGAGCCCTCACTGGCCCAACCTGTTGAGGCCTTAAAAGTAGCATCGACGGGCTCGCCACTGGAGGCTTTTTTCAGGCCGTTTGGCGATTGACCGTTTTTTATGACGTGAGTCATGTAATGCCAACGGCGTGATCTGGCAGTCGGCGAAACCATCCATACCCCAAAAGGGGAATTGGCGGTGCGTGCCTCGCGGCCTACAGTCGCCCCTTCGCCGGTCGACGCCGACCCCGGCCACATTGAGAGGAAGCACCATGCGCGCACGAGAACTGGGGATCAGCCTGGGATTGGGAACACCAGGGCCATTGAATGCCATTACGGATGTGCCGGGGATTCGGGTCGGCCACAGCACGCTGAATACCGTCATTGACGGCAAGCCTGTGCGCACCGGGGTCACCCTGATTGAACCGCGCCCCGACGCTGCGCGGCTGCAACCGTGTTTTGCCGGTTGCCACGTGCTTAATGGCAATGGCGACGCCACCGGCCTTGAGTGGATTCGCGAAGCCGGTGTGTTGGCCACGCCGGTGGCGATCACCAATACCCACAGCGTCGGGGTGGTCCGTGATGCCTTGGTGGCTCACGAGCGCGACAGCCTGGCCGACCCGGCGGTGTACTGGTGCATGCCGGTGGTGATGGAGACCTACGACGGGGTGCTCAACGATATCTGGGGTCAGCATGTCGGCCCGCAACAGGTGCTTGAGGCCATTCACAATGCCGCGCCAGGTCCGGTGGCCGAAGGGGCGGTTGGAGGCGGCACCGGGATGATCTGCCATGAGTTCAAGGGCGGCATCGGCACCGCGTCACGCCGGTTGCCGGTCGAGCAGGGCGGTTACACGGTGGGCGCACTGGTCCAGGCCAATCACGGCAAGCGTCGCGAACTGCGGGTGGACGGCTATCCGGTAGGGCGCCACTTCACCGCAACAACCTCGCCCTTTGCAGAGCATGGCACGCCGGGAATGGGCTCGATTGTGGTGGTGCTGGCCACCGATGCGCCCTTGTTACCTCATCAATGCCAGCGTCTGGCTCAACGCGCCTCTATCGGCATCGCCCGTACGGGCGGCGGCACTGAGGATTCCAGTGGTGATATTTTCCTGGCATTTGCCACCGGCAATCGGGATTTGCCGCCCGCCGATTATGGCCGCAAGGACTTACCCCTGAGCACTTCGCTGCACATGCTCAACAACGATCACATCTCGCCACTGTTCAGTGCCGCTGCCGAAGCAGTGGAAGAAGCGATCATTAACGCTTTATTGGCGGGTGAGGACATGACCGCTCTGGACGGGCGCCAAGTACCTGCTTTAACAGCCCCATTATTGCTCTCTGCACTCGCGGTTTCAGGCTGGCGCAAAGCCATATAAAACTGCGACGTAGTAATCAAATGCAACTGTACTGTTATTTAATATTTAAATAGAGAATTGTCGGACAACCGGTTTTGAGGATTGCGTTACAAAGATAATTTTGACTGGCGGATCATTGTTTACGGTCGTTTTGCGGAATAGTTCAATTTATCGTTAAAAAAGTAGTGGACGTCTGATTTCAAATTGTGTCAGCTTTCTTTCGCCTTCATTGGGCGAGTGATAGGACGATCTCGCCAGAGATTGTCGCTATCTGACAAAAACTGTTCCATTGCTAAACAAGGAAGTGTGTTTATGTCGAAAGTAAAAGTGAAAGCTATTGAATCGGCCATCGCTGCTCCAAGTTCCGCATGGTCACAAATCAATAGTTTCGGCCATCAGTATGATCGGGGTGGCAATCTCACGGTCAATGGCAAATCCTCCTATGACGTTGATCAGGCAGCTACGCAAATTCTGCGTGAAGGTGCTGCCTGGAAGGATCTCGACGGCAGCGGCAAAATTGAGCTCACCTATACCTTCCTGACCGCAGCGAATGCCGGGTTCAAAGCGCTGAACGTGGGTACGTTCAGCCAGTTCAGCTCGTTGCAAAAGGCTCAGGCGGTTCTCTCCATGCAATCGTGGGCGGACGTGGCCAATGTCACCTTTACCGAGGCGGCAAGGGGCGGCGACGGTCACATGACCTACGGCAACTACAGCAACGGTGACAACGGTGGCGCAGCCTTTGCCTTCCTGCCAGGCACCGAGCCTGGCTACGATGGCCAATCCTGGTACCTGACCGGTAGTGGCTACAACGTCAACAAGACGCCTGGCCTGAACAACTACGGTCGTCAGACCCTGACCCACGAAATCGGCCACACCCTGGGTCTCGGCCACCCTGGCGATTACAACGCTGGCGAGGGTAACCCGACCTATAGCAATGGCGCGGTCTATGCCGAGGACACTCGCGGCTACAGCATCATGAGCTACTGGACTGAAGGCAGTACCAAACTTGACTTCAAAGGTGCTTATTCTTCCGGTCCGCTGATGGACGATATTGCCGCGGTGCAGAAACTCTACGGCGCCAACATGAGCACCCGTGCCGGTGACACCACCTACGGGTTCAACTCCAACGCTGGTCGTGATTTCCTCAGCGCGACGTCCTCGACGGACAAGCTGATGTTCTCGGTGTGGGACGGCGGTGGCAACGACACCCTGGACTTCTCGGGCTACACCCAAAACCAGAAGATCAATCTCAACGCGGCTTCGTTCTCTGACGTTGGCGGCATGATTGGCAACGTTTCCATTGCCAAGGGTGTGACCATCGAGAACGCCACGGGTGGTTCGGGCAACGACTTGCTGATTGGTAACAGTGTGGCCAACGTGCTCAAGGGTGGTGCCGGCAACGACATCATCTACGGCGCCGGTGGCGCGGACAAACTCTGGGGTGGTTCGGGTTCGGACACCTTCGTGTTTGCCGCAAGCTCGGACTCCAAACCGGGTGCCGCTGACCAGATTCTGGACTTCACCAGTGGCCTGGACAAAATCGACCTGAGCGCCATCACCAAAGGCGCAGGCCCTGCACTTCGTGAACGCGTTCACCGGTGCGGCAGGCGACGCGGTGCTGAGCACTGTCTCGGGTGGCAGCAGCCTTGCTATCGACTTCACCGGGCATGGCGTGGCTGACTTCCTGGTCACCACCGTCGGCCAGGCAGCAACCACGGATATCGTGGCGTAAGTGTCAGGTCTCCCGCGGTGCCAACACCGCGGGAACGCCGGACAATGCAAGAGGAGAGTGGCGCACATGCGCCGCTCTTTGCCCTTGCCAGCCACGTGTTCGTGAGCGACGCTGCATAGGCTACAGTCAGGAACGAATTAACCTATGATCCACAACGCCTTTACCTACAGGGCACCGGCTTGGTTCTTCGCCATGCTGATGACGTTTTCTGGAGATGTAACCATGGCAAGCAGCCTGAAATTACCGGATCCATCGGAGCTGGCGGGCCAATGGCAGGCACACCTTGTGTCTGAACCGGCCACCCTCTGCGCGGTGGAACTCGTACAAAACGGCACCCTCGGCGGCCAGCTCGATTGCCTCGCCGGATGGCTGGGTGAAACACCGATCGGCTGGTACCCGGAACCGGACGGTATTTCCCTGACCGATAAGGAAGGCTCAAGAATTATTCATCTGGGTCGACAAAAAGAAGGGTTCTATCAAAGTACCCGCCAAGCAGACCCGCAAATAACTTTGCAACGCGCGCCACACTAAGCAACTCACGCAACACCGAACCGCTATCAGCAATGGTTATATAGGTTCGTTAATTGTTTTAAGCCGCCCGGCCCTGACTCCGAACTTTATTTCGTCAT
Proteins encoded in this region:
- a CDS encoding DUF1652 domain-containing protein — its product is MNRDSNSKVTFPNACQLMRWHFHPIGFEASMDAPGSMIARLFDRASGETLIAIAGIPCATVMNAADVERIIEAVEDELEAFEPSATLSRVS
- a CDS encoding multicopper oxidase family protein — its product is MTTGSGKSHGGVFALASLALMCQAPQALADEEPRLFSNPPGLEQQAPAQAAGQTTLLMKAEPGIKARKNPQPSGHEGHERQLSLHIDYTASTIFDPGTGQKVPVSLRSYRGTDVNPDTPFVAPTIEVTPGDTVRVTLANELPEESHCDAHQMNSDEPHCFNATNLHSHGLWVSPSGNSDNVLLSINPKVTFQYEYNIPADHPAGTFWYHPHRHGSTAIQVASGMAGALIIRGDRMPTENSNGDIDTLLKVSRDQAFPEKLLVMQQIPYACKGADGQFKSKVVDGKTVFDWSCLPGEIGVVESFDQLAPNSWNDSRRYTSINGLVQPTFAARAGQIERWRLVHAGIRDTVNLQFRKLDDRARTDKREGVATAVAERFIEDKCTGEPVQYHVIASDGLTMDRAQPHTQLTLQPGYRNDLLMVFPEPGRYCVIDNKQTAKGGVSQFDSQTQLLGFVDVGEGTKVGNISTYLTKELVKAAKKNMPDDVKSGIVADLQSGLQLKKFVAHKTIAASELIKEQQQLVFLIDTSDSSNVKFAVGTTALDAKPYESGVVNRQLKLGDAQTWVLKSAYASHPFHIHVNPFQIDKIIGPSGTDLSLPGAVDPDDPTDNQYAGLKGVWKDTLFVKGPVKVNPFTNDKGIYTIYVNTRYQRYIGEFVLHCHILDHEDQGMMQNVSIGMPNGQGGVQSAGH
- a CDS encoding P1 family peptidase is translated as MRARELGISLGLGTPGPLNAITDVPGIRVGHSTLNTVIDGKPVRTGVTLIEPRPDAARLQPCFAGCHVLNGNGDATGLEWIREAGVLATPVAITNTHSVGVVRDALVAHERDSLADPAVYWCMPVVMETYDGVLNDIWGQHVGPQQVLEAIHNAAPGPVAEGAVGGGTGMICHEFKGGIGTASRRLPVEQGGYTVGALVQANHGKRRELRVDGYPVGRHFTATTSPFAEHGTPGMGSIVVVLATDAPLLPHQCQRLAQRASIGIARTGGGTEDSSGDIFLAFATGNRDLPPADYGRKDLPLSTSLHMLNNDHISPLFSAAAEAVEEAIINALLAGEDMTALDGRQVPALTAPLLLSALAVSGWRKAI
- a CDS encoding AprI/Inh family metalloprotease inhibitor, with protein sequence MIHNAFTYRAPAWFFAMLMTFSGDVTMASSLKLPDPSELAGQWQAHLVSEPATLCAVELVQNGTLGGQLDCLAGWLGETPIGWYPEPDGISLTDKEGSRIIHLGRQKEGFYQSTRQADPQITLQRAPH